The DNA segment GAATCTCGAGGCTGCGCAGAAAGCCGCCGCCGATATCGAAGCTGCCGGTGGGCGCGCCATCGCCGTGGCGATGGACGTGACCAACGAGGACGCGGTCAACAGCGCTACCGAGGAGGTGGCCAAGGCGTTTGGCGGCATCGACATCCTGATCTCCAACGCCGGCATCCAGATCGTCAACCCGATCCAGAACTACGCCTTCTCCGACTGGAAGAAGATGCAGGCCATCCACGTCGATGGCGCTTTCCTCACCACCAAGGCCGCACTCCAGCATATGTACAAGGACAAGCGCGGCGGCACCGTGATCTACATGGGTTCGGTGCACTCGCACGAGGCCTCGCCACTGAAGTCCGCATACGTTGCGGCCAAGCATGCGCTGCTTGGCCTGGCGCGCGTGCTGGCCAAGGAAGGGGCAGAGTACAACGTGCGCTCGCACGTGATCTGTCCGGGTTTCGTGCGCACGCCGCTGGTCGACAAGCAGATTCCGGAACAAGCCAGGGAGCTTGGCATCAGCGAAGAAGAGGTGATTCGCCGCGTCATGCTGGGTGGCACCGTGGACGGCGTCTTCACCACCGTGGACGACGTGGCGCAGACCGCGCTGTTCCTGTGCGCTTTCCCGTCGGCGGCGCTGACCGGGCAGTCCTTTATCGTGAGCCACGGCTGGTACATGCAGTAAGCGGCAAGAAA comes from the Cupriavidus basilensis genome and includes:
- a CDS encoding 3-hydroxybutyrate dehydrogenase, with the protein product MKLQGKSAIVTGAASGIGRAIAELLAKEGAAVAIADLNLEAAQKAAADIEAAGGRAIAVAMDVTNEDAVNSATEEVAKAFGGIDILISNAGIQIVNPIQNYAFSDWKKMQAIHVDGAFLTTKAALQHMYKDKRGGTVIYMGSVHSHEASPLKSAYVAAKHALLGLARVLAKEGAEYNVRSHVICPGFVRTPLVDKQIPEQARELGISEEEVIRRVMLGGTVDGVFTTVDDVAQTALFLCAFPSAALTGQSFIVSHGWYMQ